A region of Granulicella sibirica DNA encodes the following proteins:
- a CDS encoding Crp/Fnr family transcriptional regulator has product MTTDVAPTARSIRPRNLILSKLPDEQFQALSRFFVPVDLPINMQLSLPHQPIEFLYFPVSGLISTDALTEKGESVEVGLIGREGFAGLPALFGQPQMSHSVVIQGAGAGFRIRASIMREELIKGGVLAQLVHEFTYMQMVQMTQSVLCNRLHAVEARLARWLLTSADRTESEELQLTQEFLAQMLGSRRSTVTVAAGELQRLGAIDYSRGRIRLTDRPLLTSKTCECYGIVRSTYDRMLPKKF; this is encoded by the coding sequence TTGACAACCGACGTTGCACCTACCGCGCGAAGCATTCGCCCCAGAAACCTGATCCTGTCGAAACTGCCCGATGAGCAGTTTCAGGCGCTCTCTCGCTTTTTCGTTCCGGTGGATCTTCCGATCAATATGCAGCTCTCGCTGCCGCACCAGCCGATCGAGTTTCTCTACTTTCCGGTGAGTGGGCTTATCTCAACGGATGCACTGACCGAGAAGGGTGAGTCGGTTGAGGTGGGGCTGATTGGGCGGGAGGGATTTGCCGGGCTGCCAGCGTTGTTTGGGCAGCCGCAGATGTCGCATTCGGTAGTGATCCAAGGGGCAGGAGCGGGGTTTCGGATTCGGGCTTCGATCATGCGGGAAGAGTTGATCAAGGGTGGGGTGCTTGCCCAGTTGGTGCATGAGTTCACCTATATGCAAATGGTGCAGATGACGCAGTCCGTGCTTTGCAACCGGCTGCACGCGGTGGAGGCGAGGCTGGCGCGGTGGCTGCTGACTTCGGCGGACCGGACGGAGTCGGAGGAGTTGCAGCTGACGCAGGAGTTCCTGGCGCAGATGCTCGGTTCGCGGCGTTCGACGGTGACGGTGGCGGCGGGTGAGCTGCAGCGGCTGGGCGCGATCGACTATAGCAGGGGACGGATTCGTTTGACCGATCGGCCGCTGCTGACCTCGAAGACGTGTGAGTGCTACGGGATCGTTCGGTCGACGTATGACCGGATGCTGCCGAAGAAGTTCTGA
- a CDS encoding peroxiredoxin family protein has protein sequence MKRSVLVLTAIVLGVSLLLWAGWHNLRERRLAMQAANANHIVLTKDAPGQTAAVGAAGGGENPTTILRGKMAPGFTLVDTSGKKVSLSDYKGRPVLVNFWATWCAPCKLEMPWFEEYRAKYKDQGFEVLGIAEDDAPKDEIVKTAKRTGVSYPVLMTDNKVANLYGGVDSLPTSFYVDKTGTVVEETVGLAPKDEVEAHIKKIIGAGL, from the coding sequence ATGAAGCGCAGTGTTCTGGTGTTGACGGCAATCGTGTTGGGTGTGAGTCTTCTGCTTTGGGCGGGGTGGCATAACCTGCGCGAGCGCCGGCTTGCGATGCAGGCGGCGAACGCGAATCACATCGTTTTGACGAAAGATGCGCCGGGACAGACGGCTGCCGTGGGAGCCGCGGGAGGTGGGGAGAACCCGACGACGATCCTACGCGGGAAGATGGCGCCTGGGTTCACGCTGGTAGACACTTCGGGCAAGAAGGTTTCGCTGAGCGACTATAAGGGGCGGCCGGTGCTGGTGAACTTCTGGGCTACGTGGTGCGCGCCGTGCAAGCTTGAAATGCCGTGGTTTGAAGAGTATCGGGCGAAGTACAAGGACCAGGGGTTTGAGGTGCTTGGGATCGCGGAAGATGATGCTCCGAAAGATGAGATTGTGAAGACCGCCAAGCGGACGGGAGTGTCTTACCCAGTGCTGATGACGGACAACAAGGTTGCCAATCTCTATGGCGGGGTGGACTCGCTGCCGACCTCGTTCTATGTCGATAAGACGGGGACGGTGGTGGAGGAGACGGTTGGACTGGCTCCTAAGGACGAGGTTGAGGCGCATATCAAGAAAATCATCGGAGCCGGGCTGTGA
- a CDS encoding protein-disulfide reductase DsbD domain-containing protein, with translation MIVRFGVLALAGLLQMGQLDAPGPAKPKSYVVYGAEQQTVAAGKKGVLELKFTVNDGFHVNSHTPKSELLIPTNLTLKPADGVKALPAEYPKGQEYSFSFEPGEKLDVYSGAFTVKVPVEAAKGDHTVDGVLRYQACDHAACYPPKSLPVSVVFTAK, from the coding sequence GTGATCGTTCGCTTTGGTGTGCTGGCTTTGGCTGGATTGCTGCAGATGGGGCAGTTGGATGCCCCGGGGCCAGCGAAGCCGAAGAGCTATGTCGTCTATGGCGCGGAGCAGCAGACCGTGGCCGCCGGCAAGAAGGGCGTGCTGGAGTTGAAGTTCACGGTGAACGATGGGTTCCACGTCAACTCGCATACGCCGAAGTCGGAACTGCTGATTCCGACGAACCTGACGTTGAAGCCGGCGGATGGGGTGAAGGCTCTGCCCGCCGAGTATCCGAAGGGGCAGGAGTATAGCTTCAGCTTCGAGCCGGGTGAGAAGCTGGATGTGTATTCGGGGGCGTTCACGGTAAAGGTTCCGGTGGAGGCTGCGAAGGGCGACCATACCGTCGATGGAGTGCTGCGATACCAGGCTTGCGATCATGCGGCGTGTTACCCGCCGAAGTCGCTGCCAGTAAGCGTGGTGTTTACGGCGAAGTAG
- a CDS encoding sensor domain-containing diguanylate cyclase has product MNGAQNAMIARLAHPSRVQRALAWSVCVLLVSLFFFAAQRVLAVTTIFHEEILQAAFALIAATVTALIAAAILHRVQPSESSAATRIEHERFLAAAESSLDDFYIFDGIPSAAGEIVDFRFSHINPNAERRLKVQRGELLGKVLTEVRPFMITSGLIEKYREVVRTGASYITEVFIDDEMIQATWLNVQVVKLGDGIAITSRDVTERKRLDDQVTYLAHYDQLTGLPNRTLLQDRLRQAILRASRYKQKIAIFLFDIDRFKSINDTYGHAEGDALLAALGKSLFATMRKCDTIARMGGDEFVVLMQDFHDLEDVTRCGLEIVRNAARPLLLGDHDISTTISAGVCVYPDCGLDPDQLLRNADLAMYSVKKSGGNGLHIYSEHPAPQELKATSP; this is encoded by the coding sequence ATGAACGGGGCCCAGAACGCCATGATCGCCAGGCTCGCCCACCCATCCCGCGTCCAACGCGCCCTCGCTTGGTCCGTGTGCGTCCTGCTCGTCTCTCTCTTCTTTTTCGCGGCCCAGCGCGTTCTCGCCGTCACCACCATCTTCCACGAAGAGATCCTTCAGGCCGCCTTCGCCCTGATCGCGGCCACGGTCACAGCCCTGATCGCAGCCGCCATCCTCCATCGCGTCCAGCCTTCAGAAAGCTCCGCCGCCACCCGCATCGAGCATGAGCGCTTCCTCGCCGCCGCGGAAAGCAGCCTTGATGACTTTTACATCTTCGACGGCATCCCCAGCGCCGCAGGCGAGATCGTCGACTTCCGCTTCTCCCACATCAATCCCAACGCCGAGCGCCGCCTCAAAGTCCAGCGCGGCGAACTCCTCGGAAAGGTCCTCACCGAGGTCCGCCCCTTCATGATCACCTCGGGCCTCATCGAGAAGTACCGCGAAGTCGTCCGCACCGGCGCCTCCTACATCACAGAAGTCTTTATCGACGACGAGATGATCCAGGCCACCTGGCTCAACGTCCAGGTCGTCAAGCTCGGCGACGGCATCGCCATTACCAGCCGCGACGTCACCGAACGCAAGCGCCTCGACGACCAGGTCACCTATCTCGCCCACTACGATCAGCTCACCGGCCTGCCCAACCGCACCCTCCTCCAGGACCGCCTTCGCCAGGCCATCCTGCGCGCCAGCCGCTATAAGCAGAAGATCGCCATCTTTCTCTTCGATATCGACCGCTTCAAGTCCATCAACGACACCTACGGCCACGCCGAGGGCGACGCGCTCCTCGCGGCTCTCGGCAAAAGTCTGTTCGCCACCATGCGCAAGTGCGACACCATCGCCCGCATGGGCGGAGATGAGTTTGTTGTTCTTATGCAGGACTTCCACGATCTGGAAGACGTCACCCGCTGCGGCCTTGAAATCGTCCGCAACGCCGCCCGGCCGTTGCTCCTCGGCGACCACGACATCTCCACCACGATTAGCGCCGGAGTATGTGTTTATCCCGACTGCGGCCTCGATCCCGACCAGCTTCTCCGAAACGCTGACCTGGCCATGTACTCGGTCAAAAAATCCGGTGGCAACGGGCTGCACATCTACAGCGAACACCCGGCACCGCAGGAGCTAAAAGCTACTTCGCCGTAA
- the gltX gene encoding glutamate--tRNA ligase has protein sequence MTTNPTQTYATQPTTRVRIAPSPTGDPHVGTAYIGLLNFLYARQRGGQFILRIEDTDRARFVATSEQEIFDSLHWLGLTWDEGPDVGGPHGPYRQSERTGIYREYVQKLLDNNTAYRSFETPEELEALRKSQIAAKLPPRYNGAHRELTPDQIAAYEAEGRPSVIRLKVPTEGSTTFRDELRGDITFDHTNVDDQILMKSDGFPTYHLANVVDDHLMRITDVIRAEEWISSTPKHVLLYNAFGWDLPKFWHMPLLRNIDKSKISKRKNPVSLIFYRQAGFLPEAVINFLGLMGGGMPQTSGTIEDKTHAATADLFTIPDMIERFSFAKISLGGPVFDLVKLKWLNGEYLRALTPEAFFQTLRATVFSDDFLRQLVPLIQTRVEILGQTGDLTDFLFSDSVMPPQDLFVPRKRTLEETLTFTADLLTTLEATPWTVEAIEPAMKALGAEKEWSVKENFMLLRAIITGKTASPPLLESLIVFGKARSLDRVRRFLETQKKLANTRK, from the coding sequence ATGACGACGAACCCGACCCAGACCTACGCCACCCAGCCCACCACCCGCGTCCGCATCGCCCCTTCCCCCACCGGCGACCCCCACGTCGGCACCGCCTACATCGGCCTCCTCAACTTCCTCTACGCCCGCCAGCGCGGCGGCCAGTTCATCCTCCGCATCGAGGACACCGACCGCGCCCGCTTCGTCGCCACCTCCGAGCAGGAGATCTTCGACTCCCTCCACTGGCTAGGCCTCACCTGGGACGAAGGCCCCGACGTCGGCGGTCCTCACGGTCCCTACCGCCAGTCCGAGCGCACCGGGATCTACCGCGAATACGTCCAGAAGCTCCTCGACAACAACACCGCCTACCGGTCTTTTGAAACTCCCGAAGAGCTCGAGGCTCTCCGCAAGTCCCAGATCGCCGCCAAGCTCCCCCCCCGCTACAACGGAGCCCACCGCGAACTGACCCCAGACCAGATCGCTGCCTACGAAGCTGAAGGCCGCCCATCCGTCATCCGCCTCAAGGTCCCGACCGAAGGCTCGACGACCTTCCGCGACGAACTCCGCGGCGACATCACCTTCGACCACACCAACGTCGACGACCAGATCCTCATGAAGTCCGACGGCTTCCCCACCTACCACCTCGCCAACGTCGTCGACGACCACCTCATGCGCATCACCGACGTCATCCGCGCCGAGGAGTGGATCTCCTCCACACCCAAGCACGTCCTCCTCTACAACGCCTTCGGCTGGGATCTCCCCAAGTTCTGGCACATGCCGCTGCTGCGCAACATCGACAAGAGCAAGATCTCTAAGCGCAAGAATCCCGTCTCGCTCATCTTCTACCGCCAGGCCGGCTTCCTCCCCGAGGCGGTCATCAACTTCCTCGGCCTCATGGGCGGAGGGATGCCGCAGACCAGCGGCACCATCGAAGACAAGACCCACGCCGCCACCGCCGACCTCTTCACCATCCCCGACATGATCGAGCGCTTCTCGTTCGCGAAAATCTCCCTCGGCGGACCCGTCTTCGACCTCGTCAAGCTCAAATGGCTCAACGGCGAGTACCTCCGCGCCCTCACCCCGGAAGCCTTCTTCCAGACCCTCCGCGCCACGGTCTTCTCGGACGACTTCCTCCGCCAGCTCGTCCCGCTGATCCAGACCCGCGTAGAAATTCTCGGTCAGACCGGCGACCTCACCGACTTCCTCTTCTCCGACTCAGTGATGCCCCCGCAAGACCTCTTCGTCCCCAGGAAACGAACGCTCGAAGAGACCCTAACCTTTACCGCCGACCTCCTCACAACCCTCGAAGCCACCCCCTGGACGGTCGAAGCCATCGAGCCCGCAATGAAAGCTTTGGGCGCAGAAAAGGAGTGGTCGGTGAAGGAAAACTTCATGCTCCTGCGAGCCATCATCACCGGTAAGACCGCGTCGCCACCGCTGCTCGAAAGCCTCATCGTCTTCGGCAAAGCCCGCAGCCTCGACCGCGTTCGCCGCTTTCTCGAAACCCAGAAGAAGCTGGCAAACACAAGAAAATAG
- a CDS encoding ankyrin repeat domain-containing protein gives MPIRELPARPDLEHLKKQARDLLRGVHASEPEALGRFAAFSVGSTLKLADALHVVAREYGFHTWAALKLHVEMASAEPFQALGAAVKAGDAVAVREVLTRHASLRARINEPLPNYGFGEQAIVAAANKQNRAVIEVLVEFGADVHVRTQWWAGGFGVLDYANPELSAYLIERGATVDLHAAARLGMVDRVRELLTADPALVRARGGDGQFPLHYAATVEIAAMLLDAGAEIDGRDIDHESTAVQYMVSAKPYRHEVARFLIARGAKADIFVAAAIGDLGLAEQILDDDPDTSRMTVSDRYFPKENPESGGAIYIFGFGWTRTPHMIANQFGHADVFALLMQRSPVWLRLINAAEVGDESAFQRIFAGHPEVMKKLSLNARRIIGVATRNSTGAMHLLLGAGWPATPAMETGQTALHFAAFHGNAEMVRNLLEHGAEVNVFESEHGGSPLAWTLYGSVHGWYRDGGDYPAVVKMLLAAGAKVPESEQPLTGTEEVLEIVREHAARAGG, from the coding sequence ATGCCTATTCGCGAACTTCCCGCGCGTCCCGACCTCGAACATCTCAAAAAACAAGCCCGCGATCTGTTGCGCGGCGTTCATGCGTCCGAGCCTGAAGCTTTGGGGCGTTTTGCTGCGTTCTCTGTTGGCTCGACGCTGAAGCTTGCTGACGCGCTGCACGTTGTCGCGCGGGAGTATGGCTTCCATACCTGGGCCGCGCTCAAACTGCACGTGGAGATGGCTTCAGCGGAGCCTTTCCAGGCGCTTGGGGCTGCGGTCAAGGCTGGAGATGCTGTGGCCGTGCGAGAGGTGCTGACGCGGCATGCTTCTCTGCGGGCACGGATCAATGAGCCTTTGCCGAACTATGGGTTCGGCGAGCAGGCTATCGTTGCGGCCGCGAATAAGCAGAACCGCGCGGTGATCGAGGTGCTGGTGGAGTTCGGCGCTGACGTCCATGTGCGGACGCAGTGGTGGGCGGGTGGGTTCGGCGTGCTAGATTACGCGAATCCGGAGCTTTCGGCATATCTCATCGAGCGGGGAGCGACCGTTGATCTCCACGCGGCGGCCCGGCTTGGCATGGTGGATCGTGTGCGGGAGTTGCTTACGGCTGATCCGGCCTTGGTACGGGCGCGGGGTGGGGATGGGCAGTTTCCGCTGCACTATGCGGCTACCGTGGAGATTGCGGCGATGCTGCTCGATGCTGGAGCGGAGATCGATGGGCGGGACATCGATCATGAGTCAACGGCGGTGCAGTACATGGTGTCGGCGAAGCCTTACCGGCATGAGGTTGCGCGCTTTCTGATTGCGCGGGGAGCGAAGGCCGACATCTTCGTGGCGGCGGCGATTGGGGACCTTGGGCTGGCGGAGCAGATCCTCGACGACGATCCGGATACGTCGCGCATGACGGTCTCGGACCGGTACTTTCCGAAGGAAAATCCGGAGTCTGGTGGGGCGATTTATATCTTTGGCTTTGGGTGGACGCGAACTCCGCATATGATCGCGAACCAGTTTGGACACGCGGATGTGTTTGCCCTGCTTATGCAACGCAGCCCGGTGTGGCTGCGGCTGATCAACGCGGCGGAGGTGGGGGACGAGAGTGCCTTTCAGCGGATTTTTGCGGGGCATCCGGAGGTGATGAAGAAGCTTTCGCTCAATGCACGGAGGATCATCGGCGTGGCGACGCGGAACAGTACGGGAGCGATGCATCTTCTGCTTGGAGCGGGGTGGCCTGCTACTCCTGCGATGGAGACGGGGCAGACTGCCCTTCACTTCGCTGCGTTTCATGGCAATGCCGAGATGGTTCGGAACCTGCTTGAGCATGGGGCCGAAGTGAATGTGTTTGAGTCGGAACATGGCGGGAGTCCGCTGGCTTGGACACTGTATGGATCGGTCCATGGCTGGTATCGCGATGGCGGGGACTATCCGGCGGTGGTGAAGATGCTGCTCGCGGCGGGAGCGAAGGTTCCCGAGTCGGAGCAGCCGCTGACTGGGACCGAGGAGGTGCTTGAGATTGTGCGGGAGCATGCTGCGCGGGCTGGCGGGTAG
- a CDS encoding S41 family peptidase, which translates to MEFVLFLLAALACHGQTGNAVKISASDLRADAAILRSAYETLHPGLYRYSTKAEMDGKFVALDHRLDHNQTLQDAFLAFSEFAASVKCGHTQANPFNQSKAVVEALFKSPTRLPFYFEWIDRRMIVTRDFTVGRVLPRGTEVTWINGVAASAVLARLLSVARADGANDSKRVAQLGVNGDSEYETFDLYFPMFFPSAGGSVALVTKKPNARREERVSVKTLTFEERIAPIKEREAQRKGGDQALFEWRYLPDGSAYLRMPTWALYNSKWDWKTWLHGHLDELAERGSPGLVLDLRGNEGGDDVGNEIIPYLIDAPVTLSSMRRLVRYRKVPDDLVPYLDTWDKSFRDWGGSAMDMSEPWPTAPVGVSYLRLKRYDDGESGDVIKPAGKRFKGKVFV; encoded by the coding sequence TTGGAGTTTGTTCTTTTCCTGCTTGCTGCCCTGGCGTGTCATGGGCAGACGGGTAATGCTGTGAAGATCAGTGCGAGCGATCTTCGGGCGGATGCCGCGATTCTCCGGAGCGCGTATGAGACGCTGCATCCGGGGCTCTATCGGTACAGCACGAAGGCGGAGATGGATGGGAAGTTCGTTGCGTTAGACCACCGCCTCGATCATAACCAGACGCTCCAGGATGCCTTTCTGGCGTTTTCGGAGTTCGCTGCGAGTGTGAAGTGCGGGCATACGCAGGCGAATCCTTTCAACCAGTCGAAGGCTGTCGTGGAGGCGCTGTTCAAGAGCCCGACGCGGCTTCCGTTCTACTTTGAGTGGATCGACCGGCGCATGATTGTGACGCGGGATTTTACGGTTGGCCGTGTGCTTCCTCGCGGGACGGAGGTGACGTGGATCAATGGGGTGGCGGCTTCGGCGGTTCTTGCCCGGCTGCTGTCGGTTGCGCGTGCCGATGGAGCGAACGATAGCAAGCGGGTCGCGCAGCTTGGGGTGAATGGCGATAGCGAGTACGAGACGTTCGATCTTTACTTCCCGATGTTCTTTCCGTCGGCGGGAGGTAGCGTGGCTCTGGTGACTAAGAAGCCGAATGCGAGGCGAGAGGAACGGGTGTCGGTGAAGACGCTGACGTTCGAGGAGCGGATTGCGCCGATCAAGGAGCGGGAGGCGCAGCGCAAAGGTGGTGATCAGGCGCTCTTTGAATGGAGGTATCTGCCGGATGGAAGCGCTTATCTGCGGATGCCGACCTGGGCTCTCTATAACAGCAAGTGGGATTGGAAGACGTGGCTTCACGGGCATCTGGATGAGTTAGCCGAGCGTGGGTCGCCTGGGCTCGTTCTCGATCTTCGGGGCAACGAAGGGGGAGACGATGTCGGGAATGAAATTATTCCGTATCTCATCGATGCGCCGGTTACGCTCTCGTCGATGCGGCGGCTGGTGCGGTATCGGAAGGTGCCGGATGATCTGGTTCCTTATCTCGATACCTGGGATAAGAGCTTTCGGGACTGGGGTGGCTCGGCGATGGATATGTCCGAACCGTGGCCTACGGCTCCGGTGGGCGTGTCGTATCTGAGGTTGAAGCGCTATGACGATGGGGAGTCGGGGGATGTGATCAAGCCGGCGGGGAAGCGGTTCAAGGGCAAGGTCTTTGTCTGA
- a CDS encoding GIY-YIG nuclease family protein encodes MANRGQSLELFFIDGTPDGMLTAEIFNWTGHVLVAPRIRLAEALKRAEASFTGIYLLLGDSDDSNLVRVYIGESDDVAARIRNHDANRDWWTQAILITSAANSLNKAHVKYLESRLVEEARRAGRMKLENANTPPKPTLSEAAQANMEQFVDYVLTILPAIRVDGFLVKTRTQAPKSATPSPVESKVSAVFSLRLANGEVNATARLENGEFVVQAGSIGRAKWIGVEHNYQKLFDELVESGVYLEDGVQRRFSKSYAFSSPSAAGAVLNGRATAGPIAWVLANNPKRTYKDWEAEELSANYPAVRV; translated from the coding sequence ATGGCGAATCGTGGGCAATCCCTTGAATTGTTCTTCATCGACGGAACACCCGACGGCATGCTCACCGCGGAAATCTTTAACTGGACGGGACACGTGCTGGTCGCACCGAGAATCCGTTTAGCGGAGGCGCTCAAGCGGGCGGAAGCTAGCTTCACCGGTATCTATCTCTTACTTGGAGATAGCGATGACAGTAATTTAGTGCGCGTCTACATTGGCGAGAGTGACGACGTGGCAGCACGTATCCGAAATCACGACGCGAATCGTGATTGGTGGACACAGGCTATCTTGATTACTAGTGCGGCAAACAGCCTTAATAAAGCGCATGTAAAGTATCTCGAGTCGCGACTGGTAGAAGAAGCGCGTCGGGCGGGGCGGATGAAGCTTGAGAACGCAAATACACCCCCTAAGCCAACGCTGTCGGAGGCGGCGCAGGCAAACATGGAGCAGTTCGTCGATTATGTTCTAACTATACTTCCAGCTATCCGCGTAGATGGCTTTCTCGTCAAGACTCGAACCCAAGCTCCGAAGTCTGCTACTCCTAGCCCAGTGGAAAGCAAGGTGTCTGCAGTGTTTTCGTTGAGATTGGCCAATGGGGAAGTGAACGCAACCGCGCGGCTGGAGAATGGTGAGTTCGTGGTTCAAGCCGGTTCCATAGGCCGAGCGAAGTGGATCGGGGTGGAACATAATTACCAAAAGCTATTCGATGAACTGGTTGAAAGTGGGGTCTATCTCGAAGACGGTGTGCAACGCCGCTTTAGCAAGTCGTACGCTTTTAGCAGCCCGAGTGCGGCTGGCGCTGTTCTGAACGGGCGCGCGACAGCAGGCCCCATCGCCTGGGTGCTTGCGAATAACCCAAAGCGAACATACAAGGACTGGGAGGCGGAAGAGCTTTCCGCTAACTACCCAGCTGTACGAGTTTGA
- the holA gene encoding DNA polymerase III subunit delta, with product MSKPSLRSFASTDRFLAEIATPALRPGYVLLGDEVFLYQRCRTGVLATLAPADTRDFCLHDLDLAETSIFDVLDLAQTPSLMAPFQVFFVRNLKTLYGRGSKKEEFAAIDAYFRSPNPQAVILFVADHLHIPTDLRRMDMQDKERYDRIRETLGDWCSLVELARVDEPDAVRWLTEAALTRSVAFDPDAARELVDALGADMMLIASEFEKLALYVTAPEILKSLGPEARPRITLGDVETMVLAAKQRSLYELTDAISLRDRPRALLLLHGLLNASDGGEDSSIGHLYMLARTFRQMLIIHEKNVRDSRAIWGVLWQGFRMPPFAAEDLIRQARRYKSRAPLTRALRLIARADLELRSSPANKLLVLERLILALATDPTPSPYEATQFAMEL from the coding sequence ATGAGCAAGCCCTCCCTCCGCTCCTTCGCAAGTACGGACCGCTTCCTCGCCGAGATCGCCACCCCCGCCCTGCGCCCCGGCTACGTCCTCCTCGGCGACGAGGTCTTCCTCTACCAGCGCTGCCGCACCGGCGTCCTCGCCACATTGGCCCCCGCCGACACCCGCGATTTCTGCCTCCACGACCTCGACCTCGCCGAAACCAGCATCTTCGACGTCCTCGATCTCGCCCAGACCCCCAGCCTCATGGCCCCCTTCCAGGTCTTCTTCGTACGCAACCTCAAGACCCTCTACGGACGCGGCAGCAAGAAGGAAGAGTTCGCCGCCATCGACGCCTACTTCCGCTCGCCCAACCCCCAGGCCGTCATCCTCTTCGTCGCAGACCATCTCCACATCCCCACCGACCTCCGCCGCATGGACATGCAGGACAAGGAGCGCTACGACCGCATCCGCGAGACCCTCGGCGACTGGTGCTCCCTCGTCGAACTCGCCCGCGTCGACGAGCCCGACGCCGTCCGCTGGCTCACCGAAGCCGCCCTCACCCGCTCCGTCGCCTTCGACCCCGACGCCGCCCGCGAGCTCGTCGACGCCCTCGGTGCCGACATGATGCTCATCGCCAGCGAGTTCGAAAAGCTGGCCCTCTACGTCACCGCCCCCGAAATCTTGAAGTCGCTCGGCCCCGAGGCCCGCCCCCGCATCACCCTCGGCGATGTCGAAACCATGGTCCTGGCCGCCAAGCAGCGCAGCCTCTACGAGCTCACCGACGCCATCTCCCTCCGCGACCGCCCCCGGGCCCTCCTCCTCCTCCACGGCCTCCTCAACGCGTCGGACGGCGGCGAAGACTCGAGCATCGGCCACCTCTACATGCTCGCCCGCACCTTCCGCCAGATGCTCATCATCCACGAGAAGAACGTCCGCGACTCCCGCGCAATCTGGGGCGTCCTCTGGCAGGGCTTCCGCATGCCCCCCTTCGCCGCCGAAGACCTCATAAGACAAGCCCGCCGCTACAAATCCCGAGCCCCCCTCACCCGCGCCCTGCGCCTGATAGCCCGCGCCGACCTGGAGCTCCGCAGCTCCCCCGCCAACAAGCTCCTAGTCCTAGAGCGCCTCATCCTGGCCCTAGCCACCGACCCCACCCCAAGCCCCTACGAAGCCACCCAATTCGCCATGGAACTCTAG
- the lptE gene encoding LPS assembly lipoprotein LptE, with translation MRLPQIKTLLLLPILLLLTSCGYHAAGSATHIPTSVHTLAVPIFTTHSQAYHTEVAFTQATIRELNTRTKYVIESKDAADADATLTGTILAQSVAPLTYDSTSGQTSSYLITVTARILLTARDGTVLYRNDSLAYREQYQSTQDLTLFVQEDSSAVRRIARDFSQALVSDMLESFK, from the coding sequence ATGCGCCTTCCCCAAATCAAAACCCTGCTCCTCCTGCCGATCCTGCTTCTCCTGACGAGCTGCGGCTACCACGCCGCCGGCTCCGCCACCCACATCCCCACCTCGGTCCACACCCTCGCCGTCCCCATCTTCACCACGCACAGCCAGGCGTACCACACGGAAGTCGCCTTCACCCAGGCCACTATCCGCGAGCTCAACACCCGCACCAAGTACGTCATCGAGTCCAAAGACGCAGCCGACGCCGACGCCACCCTCACCGGCACCATCCTCGCCCAGTCCGTCGCGCCCCTCACCTACGACTCCACCTCCGGCCAGACCTCCAGCTATCTCATCACCGTCACCGCCCGCATCCTCCTCACCGCTCGCGACGGCACCGTCCTCTACCGCAACGACTCCCTCGCCTACCGCGAGCAGTACCAGTCCACCCAGGACCTCACCCTCTTCGTTCAGGAGGACAGCTCCGCCGTCCGCCGCATCGCCCGCGACTTCTCCCAGGCCCTCGTCAGCGACATGCTGGAGAGCTTCAAATGA
- a CDS encoding DUF4260 domain-containing protein has translation MLDRPSQLLRLEDTTLFLATLILYQYLHGSWLHFALFFFIPDLFMLGFLLDSRIGATIYNLAHTLTLPILLFLAASWRHRLLTEPIAVIWAAHIAFDRLLGYGLKYPTGFKDTHLQRLA, from the coding sequence ATGCTCGACCGCCCCTCCCAGCTCCTCCGCCTCGAAGACACCACCCTCTTCTTAGCCACGCTCATCCTCTACCAGTACCTCCACGGAAGCTGGCTCCACTTCGCCCTCTTCTTCTTCATCCCCGACCTCTTCATGCTCGGCTTCCTGCTCGATTCGCGCATCGGAGCCACGATCTACAACCTCGCCCACACGCTCACACTGCCCATCCTCCTCTTCCTCGCCGCCTCCTGGAGGCACCGTCTCCTCACGGAGCCCATCGCCGTCATCTGGGCCGCGCACATCGCCTTCGACCGCCTTCTCGGCTACGGCTTGAAATATCCAACAGGGTTCAAAGACACACACCTCCAGCGCCTCGCCTGA